From the genome of Phreatobacter cathodiphilus, one region includes:
- a CDS encoding tripartite tricarboxylate transporter substrate binding protein yields the protein MTKTLWTPSRRRFITSSSAAALAGLAAPGLAQTRFPNRPVTLIVPWTAGGSTDMGFRALAEATQKHLGERIIVENKPGAGGTLGPAQMAAGARPDGYTLAQMPITMFRLPHMTRVAFNPLTDFSYVVHVAGYCFGTTVRADSPHKTMKDLVEFARANPDKVTYGTPGAGTSLHITMMDIAARENIKWTHVPFRGASETNAAVLGGHVTAQADSSGWAPLVNAGQLRLLATWGKKRTKTWSSVPTLQESGIDIVSNSPFGIAGPKGMDPGIVKVLHDAFKKGIEEPDHMRVMDQLDQEVDYMDTATYEAFVKTMYEDMRQQVERLGLRRS from the coding sequence ATGACCAAGACGCTCTGGACGCCGTCGCGGCGCCGTTTCATCACGTCCTCGTCGGCCGCGGCTCTCGCGGGCCTCGCGGCGCCGGGCCTCGCCCAGACGCGCTTTCCGAACCGGCCGGTGACGCTCATCGTCCCCTGGACGGCCGGCGGCTCCACCGACATGGGCTTCCGCGCTCTCGCCGAAGCCACGCAGAAACACCTCGGCGAGCGCATCATCGTCGAGAACAAGCCCGGCGCCGGCGGCACGCTGGGCCCGGCCCAGATGGCGGCGGGCGCCCGCCCCGACGGCTACACGCTGGCGCAGATGCCGATCACCATGTTCCGCCTGCCGCACATGACGCGGGTGGCCTTCAACCCGCTGACCGACTTCAGCTACGTCGTCCACGTGGCCGGCTACTGCTTCGGCACGACGGTGCGCGCCGACAGCCCGCACAAGACGATGAAGGACCTCGTCGAGTTCGCCCGCGCCAATCCGGACAAGGTCACCTACGGCACGCCCGGCGCCGGCACCTCGCTGCACATCACCATGATGGACATCGCCGCGCGCGAGAACATCAAGTGGACGCACGTTCCCTTCCGCGGCGCCTCCGAGACCAATGCCGCGGTGCTCGGCGGCCACGTCACGGCCCAGGCCGATTCCAGCGGCTGGGCGCCGCTGGTCAATGCTGGCCAGCTCCGCCTCCTCGCCACCTGGGGCAAGAAGCGCACGAAGACCTGGTCGAGCGTGCCCACCCTGCAGGAGAGCGGCATCGACATCGTCTCCAACTCGCCCTTCGGCATCGCCGGCCCCAAGGGCATGGATCCCGGCATCGTCAAGGTGCTGCACGACGCCTTCAAGAAGGGCATCGAGGAGCCGGACCACATGCGGGTCATGGACCAGCTCGACCAGGAGGTCGACTACATGGACACGGCCACCTACGAAGCCTTCGTCAAGACCATGTACGAGGACATGCGCCAGCAGGTGGAACGCCTCGGCCTGCGCCGCAGCTGA
- a CDS encoding sensor histidine kinase, with protein MSDAQKRILYVDDDAALGRLVQRRLARHGFAVVHAGDAAAGLEALAGDAFDVVILDHDLGTSTGLDLLPRIREQAPSLPVIYVTASTELAIAVEALKAGAFDYVVKTVGEDFDTLLLSAITQAVEKGILLRLKEKAEREVAEARDHALVLLAEVNHRVSNSLALVSSLIRMQAAASKDPETKAALVTTQARIAAVGDLHRNLYTSDDVRSVDLGAYLTSVLDAVRLSVADTGSAATVSFTPAAVLCRTDKAVSVGMIVTELVTNALKYAYPDGAGEVRVTLAAEPDGIVLTVADDGVGWRGAGPARGSGLGSRIIASMAKTLDSQVDYLDVPAGTCARLQVPAAVLERR; from the coding sequence ATGTCCGACGCGCAGAAGCGGATTCTCTATGTCGACGACGACGCCGCCCTCGGGCGGCTCGTCCAGCGACGGCTGGCGCGCCATGGCTTCGCCGTGGTCCATGCGGGCGATGCCGCCGCCGGGCTGGAGGCCCTCGCCGGGGACGCCTTCGACGTGGTCATCCTCGACCACGACCTCGGCACCTCGACCGGCCTCGACCTCCTGCCGCGGATCAGGGAACAGGCGCCCTCGCTGCCGGTCATCTACGTCACCGCCTCCACGGAACTCGCCATCGCGGTCGAGGCGCTGAAGGCCGGCGCCTTCGACTATGTGGTGAAGACGGTCGGCGAGGATTTCGACACCTTGCTGCTCTCCGCCATCACCCAGGCGGTCGAGAAGGGCATCCTTCTGCGGCTGAAGGAAAAGGCCGAACGCGAGGTGGCCGAGGCGCGCGACCACGCCCTGGTCCTGCTGGCCGAGGTCAATCACCGCGTCAGCAACAGCCTCGCCCTCGTCTCCTCGCTGATCCGCATGCAGGCCGCGGCCTCGAAGGACCCGGAGACCAAGGCCGCGCTGGTCACCACCCAGGCCCGCATCGCCGCCGTCGGGGACCTGCACCGCAACCTCTACACCTCCGACGACGTGCGCTCGGTGGATCTCGGCGCCTACCTCACGTCCGTGCTCGACGCGGTGCGCCTGTCGGTCGCCGATACCGGCTCGGCGGCGACGGTGAGCTTCACGCCCGCCGCCGTGCTGTGCCGCACTGACAAGGCGGTCTCGGTGGGCATGATCGTCACCGAACTCGTCACCAATGCCCTGAAATATGCCTATCCCGACGGGGCCGGAGAGGTCCGGGTCACGCTGGCCGCCGAACCTGACGGCATTGTCCTCACCGTCGCCGACGACGGAGTCGGCTGGCGCGGCGCCGGGCCGGCGCGGGGCTCGGGCCTCGGCAGCCGCATCATCGCCTCCATGGCCAAGACCCTCGACAGCCAGGTCGACTATCTCGACGTCCCCGCCGGCACCTGCGCCCGGCTTCAGGTGCCCGCCGCGGTTCTGGAGCGGCGCTGA
- a CDS encoding AraC family transcriptional regulator, with the protein MTGVIGVHQGLFGRVTLFRTNQPVHVHAHPHVHALIKVEGQDGAYDVEGTRCPITDGEMVLLNPWVPHANWRASADPPITILALYIEAGWLVRGSGGTSRRPFSRQSARVDDAMRRLVGRIAATIADPTLTAAADDLEGDILALLTRILAANSPDSLAPAEPRSVDHRIRKAIALMRADPPRPQTIDVLARAVGLSRSRFFEQFTASTGMTPAVYNDTLRVEYAIEQLIASDRPAGDIALDLGFSAPGHFSRFFKNKIGFTPREYRRGAHVAGAP; encoded by the coding sequence ATGACCGGCGTCATCGGCGTCCATCAGGGGCTCTTCGGTCGCGTGACTCTGTTCCGCACCAACCAGCCCGTCCACGTCCATGCCCATCCTCATGTCCACGCGCTCATCAAGGTGGAGGGGCAGGACGGTGCCTATGACGTGGAGGGGACGCGGTGCCCGATCACCGACGGCGAGATGGTGCTGCTCAACCCCTGGGTGCCGCACGCCAATTGGCGCGCCAGCGCCGATCCGCCCATCACCATCCTGGCGCTCTATATCGAGGCGGGCTGGCTGGTTCGCGGCAGCGGCGGAACGTCGCGGCGACCGTTCAGCCGGCAGTCGGCGCGCGTCGACGACGCCATGCGCCGCCTTGTCGGAAGGATCGCGGCGACCATCGCCGATCCCACCCTGACGGCGGCGGCGGACGATCTGGAGGGCGACATCCTCGCCCTTCTGACCCGCATTCTCGCCGCAAACTCGCCCGACAGCCTCGCTCCGGCGGAGCCGCGCTCGGTCGACCACCGCATCCGCAAGGCCATCGCGCTGATGCGCGCCGATCCCCCCAGGCCGCAGACGATCGATGTCCTGGCACGGGCGGTGGGCCTCTCGCGGTCGCGATTCTTCGAGCAGTTCACTGCCAGCACCGGAATGACACCGGCGGTCTACAACGACACGCTGAGGGTGGAATATGCCATCGAGCAGCTCATCGCCAGCGACCGTCCGGCCGGCGACATCGCGCTTGACCTCGGCTTTTCGGCGCCGGGTCACTTCTCGCGGTTCTTCAAAAACAAGATCGGTTTCACGCCGCGCGAATACCGGCGCGGGGCTCATGTGGCAGGCGCCCCCTGA
- a CDS encoding response regulator, giving the protein MNRSGNPVTIIMIEDDEGHARLIEKNIRRAGVSNEIVPFTNGTEALAHLLGADGSGEVSIGRQLLILLDLNLPDMGGVDILEKVKSNPHTKRAPVVVLTTTDDQREIQRCYDLGANVYITKPVDYDGFAQAIRQLGLFFAVMQVPEAD; this is encoded by the coding sequence ATGAACCGGAGCGGAAACCCCGTCACCATCATCATGATCGAGGACGACGAGGGCCATGCGCGCCTCATCGAGAAGAACATCCGCCGCGCCGGTGTCTCCAACGAGATCGTCCCCTTCACCAACGGTACCGAGGCCCTCGCCCACCTGCTCGGCGCCGACGGCTCCGGCGAGGTGAGCATCGGCCGCCAGCTCCTCATCCTGCTCGACCTCAACCTGCCCGACATGGGCGGCGTCGACATCCTGGAGAAGGTGAAGTCGAACCCCCACACCAAGCGCGCGCCCGTCGTCGTCCTGACGACGACCGACGACCAGCGCGAGATCCAGCGCTGCTACGACCTCGGCGCCAACGTCTACATCACCAAGCCGGTGGACTATGACGGCTTCGCTCAGGCGATCCGCCAACTCGGCCTGTTTTTTGCGGTGATGCAGGTGCCGGAAGCCGACTGA
- a CDS encoding rhodanese-like domain-containing protein: MFGWLSRRSAGRDLAPEEAKALADSGEAVLVDVREEGEWQSGHIPGAVHLPLSRFAADSGRLPKGRRLVLYCLSGARSARALGECARLGLPADGHVAGGISAWRRAGLPVTR; encoded by the coding sequence ATGTTTGGATGGCTCAGCCGCCGGTCCGCCGGCCGGGATCTCGCCCCCGAGGAGGCCAAGGCGCTCGCCGACAGCGGCGAGGCCGTGCTGGTCGACGTGCGAGAGGAGGGCGAATGGCAGTCCGGCCACATTCCAGGCGCCGTCCACCTGCCGCTCTCGCGCTTCGCCGCGGACAGCGGACGGCTGCCGAAGGGGCGCCGCCTGGTCCTCTACTGCCTGTCGGGAGCCCGCTCCGCGCGCGCCCTCGGTGAATGCGCGCGGCTCGGCCTGCCCGCCGACGGCCATGTCGCCGGCGGCATCTCCGCCTGGCGGCGGGCGGGACTGCCCGTCACCCGCTGA
- a CDS encoding tripartite tricarboxylate transporter TctB family protein yields MRIPDLVAAVAIAGLGAFLVREGGELGLGEPTEPGSGFMFWWIGAAMILAGGALGVTGLLAPAGRQPADMPPAGGPLAQPLMGIAALVGYALALQPIGFIPTSAALLAGLFAFVGGYRWQVSLGMGIAGAFLCWFLFARLLGSNLPAGILVNTVFGN; encoded by the coding sequence ATGCGCATTCCCGATCTCGTGGCCGCCGTGGCCATCGCCGGCCTCGGCGCCTTCCTCGTGCGGGAGGGCGGCGAGCTCGGCCTCGGCGAACCGACGGAGCCGGGGTCCGGCTTCATGTTCTGGTGGATCGGCGCGGCGATGATCCTGGCGGGCGGCGCCCTCGGCGTCACCGGTCTCCTCGCCCCGGCGGGCCGCCAGCCGGCCGACATGCCGCCCGCGGGCGGTCCCCTCGCCCAGCCGCTCATGGGGATCGCCGCCCTCGTCGGCTATGCGCTGGCGCTCCAGCCGATCGGCTTCATTCCGACATCGGCGGCGCTGCTCGCCGGCCTCTTCGCCTTCGTCGGCGGCTATCGCTGGCAGGTCTCGCTCGGCATGGGCATTGCGGGGGCCTTCCTCTGCTGGTTCCTCTTCGCCCGGCTCCTCGGCAGCAACCTGCCCGCCGGCATCCTCGTCAACACCGTGTTCGGGAACTGA
- a CDS encoding Bug family tripartite tricarboxylate transporter substrate binding protein, with translation MTLTRRTAMAALALTGAALAAPAAGAQSAYPERPIKVIVPFAAGSASDIVGRIVLEAMASDLGQRFVVENQAGASGNLGTGAVARAEPDGYTILVSASGPLAVNQALFPNIGYDPLADFEPISLIATLPNVIVVNAGLPLNSVADLIAAAKKDPGKLNYGSIGNGSSQHLAAAYFEQVTGTRMTHVPYRVTGQLVSDLVGGQLQVSFQLIPNVLGQIQGRQVRPLAITANRRSEVLPDVPTVAEVGLQGYEAYGWFAMLAPRNTPAPVVTRLHAAYMKAMADPAVRRRIVEVGAEPATSTPTELRSFMQAEARKWGDIIRTNGIKPN, from the coding sequence ATGACGCTGACCCGCAGAACGGCCATGGCCGCCCTCGCCCTGACCGGCGCGGCGCTCGCGGCGCCCGCCGCTGGCGCCCAATCCGCCTATCCGGAGCGCCCGATCAAGGTGATCGTGCCCTTCGCCGCCGGCAGCGCCTCGGACATCGTCGGGCGCATCGTGCTGGAGGCCATGGCAAGCGATCTGGGACAGCGCTTCGTGGTGGAAAACCAGGCCGGCGCCAGCGGCAATCTCGGCACCGGTGCGGTCGCGCGCGCTGAACCCGACGGCTACACCATCCTCGTCTCCGCTTCCGGGCCCCTGGCCGTCAACCAGGCGCTGTTCCCCAATATCGGATACGATCCACTCGCCGATTTCGAGCCGATCTCTCTCATCGCGACACTGCCCAACGTCATCGTCGTCAACGCGGGGCTGCCGCTGAACTCCGTGGCGGATCTGATCGCTGCCGCGAAGAAGGATCCGGGCAAGCTCAACTACGGGAGCATCGGCAACGGCAGTTCCCAGCATCTGGCGGCCGCCTATTTCGAGCAGGTGACCGGGACGCGCATGACCCATGTCCCCTATCGCGTCACCGGCCAACTCGTCAGCGATTTGGTCGGAGGGCAGCTCCAAGTGTCCTTCCAGTTGATTCCCAACGTCCTCGGCCAGATCCAGGGCCGCCAGGTGCGGCCCCTCGCCATCACCGCAAACCGTCGGTCCGAAGTGCTGCCCGACGTACCGACGGTCGCAGAGGTGGGACTGCAGGGCTACGAGGCCTATGGCTGGTTCGCCATGCTCGCGCCGAGGAACACCCCGGCACCCGTCGTCACACGACTCCACGCCGCCTACATGAAGGCCATGGCCGACCCGGCGGTCCGCCGCCGCATCGTCGAGGTCGGTGCCGAGCCGGCAACCTCCACCCCGACCGAACTTCGGTCGTTCATGCAGGCCGAAGCCCGCAAATGGGGTGACATCATCCGCACCAACGGCATCAAGCCGAACTGA
- a CDS encoding sensor histidine kinase, producing MLAAGITVLILIVAASLWLTARSQQHFGEVVTSRAIRSATADLLSLMQDAETGQRGFLITRDPVFLRPYRSALANFEQRVAAFRESIAAETELASLATRLDERLRRKMEELRNRVALGESGRFEQAVAEVGTGSGMRLMDEIRADLGEVLERGEQSLNRAIAAQDATTDQLQFVSIAGAIIILGLAAAAAWLISGYTRELAYSRAELEVLNTGLEQRVNERTEALTKANEEIQRFAYIVTHDLRAPLVNIMGFTSELEASMKPVATLLGGKETSPHDREEARQAIETDLPEAIGFIRSSTQKMDNLINAILKISRVGTRTLKPEPIDLKALAEASAAAVHHQASDDEGDAGIRIEVPRLEIVSDRLSVDQILGNLLDNAIKYRATDRPIRIAIRGRRDRHFAYLEVEDNGRGIAASDTERVFELFRRSGPQTVAGEGIGLAHVRTLARNLGGDITLTSTLGSGSTFTVRLPIDFNEFKRRAAL from the coding sequence ATGCTGGCGGCCGGTATCACGGTCCTGATCCTGATCGTCGCGGCATCCCTCTGGCTCACCGCCCGCTCGCAGCAGCACTTCGGCGAGGTCGTCACCTCGCGCGCCATCCGCAGCGCCACCGCCGACCTGCTCTCGCTCATGCAGGACGCCGAGACCGGCCAGCGCGGCTTCCTCATCACCCGCGATCCCGTCTTCCTGCGTCCCTATCGCAGCGCCCTCGCCAATTTCGAGCAGCGGGTCGCCGCCTTCCGCGAGTCGATTGCGGCAGAGACCGAGCTTGCCAGCCTCGCCACCCGGCTGGACGAGCGCCTCCGGCGCAAGATGGAGGAACTGCGCAACCGCGTCGCGCTCGGCGAGTCGGGCCGGTTCGAGCAGGCAGTCGCCGAGGTCGGCACCGGATCGGGCATGCGCCTGATGGACGAGATCAGGGCCGATCTCGGCGAGGTCCTGGAGCGGGGCGAGCAGTCGCTCAACCGCGCCATCGCCGCACAGGACGCCACTACCGACCAGTTGCAGTTCGTCTCCATCGCCGGCGCAATCATCATCCTCGGTCTCGCCGCGGCGGCCGCCTGGCTTATCTCGGGTTATACCCGCGAGCTCGCCTATTCCCGTGCCGAGCTGGAGGTGCTCAATACCGGGCTGGAACAGCGGGTCAATGAACGCACCGAAGCGCTGACCAAGGCGAACGAGGAGATCCAGCGCTTCGCCTATATCGTCACCCACGACCTCAGGGCGCCGCTGGTCAACATCATGGGCTTCACCAGCGAGCTGGAAGCCTCGATGAAACCCGTCGCCACCCTGCTCGGAGGCAAGGAGACGAGCCCCCACGATCGCGAGGAGGCCCGCCAGGCCATCGAGACCGACCTGCCGGAAGCCATCGGCTTCATCCGCTCGTCGACCCAGAAGATGGACAACCTCATCAACGCCATCCTGAAGATCTCGCGCGTCGGCACGCGCACCCTGAAGCCCGAGCCGATCGACCTGAAGGCTCTCGCCGAGGCGAGCGCCGCCGCCGTGCACCACCAGGCGTCGGACGATGAGGGCGATGCGGGCATCCGCATCGAGGTCCCGCGCCTCGAGATCGTCAGCGACAGGCTTTCGGTCGACCAGATCCTCGGCAACCTGCTCGACAACGCCATCAAGTACCGCGCCACCGACCGCCCCATCCGCATCGCGATCCGCGGCCGCCGCGACCGGCACTTCGCCTATCTGGAGGTCGAGGACAACGGCCGCGGCATCGCCGCCTCCGACACCGAGCGCGTCTTCGAACTGTTCCGCCGCTCCGGCCCCCAGACGGTGGCGGGCGAAGGCATCGGCCTCGCCCATGTCCGCACCCTCGCCCGCAATCTCGGCGGCGACATCACCCTCACGTCGACCCTCGGCAGCGGAAGCACCTTCACCGTCAGGCTGCCCATCGATTTCAATGAGTTCAAGAGGAGAGCCGCGCTATGA
- a CDS encoding efflux RND transporter periplasmic adaptor subunit → MRARQPAVAGLLGLAVLLSLAPGAKAAEEVVQPVAVVDSKAVYGRIESRFVVPARSRIGGVLVDLDVTEGSVVEAGRPIARVADEKLVLQMNAADARIRAAASQLDNARVEFDRTAALLARGAATQQRLDQLRMQVDVVTNQMNQAEAEKAVILQQATEGTVVAPAAGRVLTVPIRRGSVVLAGEQVATIAGGGLFLRLAIPERHAPLLTVGAVVEIGEGAAQAGRPSRGKIEKVYPQIESGRVIADVAVEGLSDRFVGERVLVRVPVATRQVLAVPEAALTLRAGIDFVRIATSQGERDVAVVIGALVETPTGTRREILTGLRPGDRVILP, encoded by the coding sequence ATGCGCGCGCGTCAACCTGCTGTTGCCGGCCTTCTGGGCCTGGCCGTTCTCCTGTCCCTCGCCCCCGGGGCGAAGGCCGCCGAAGAGGTGGTCCAGCCCGTGGCGGTGGTGGACAGCAAGGCCGTCTACGGGCGGATCGAGAGCCGGTTCGTCGTGCCGGCCCGCTCGCGCATCGGCGGCGTCCTTGTCGATCTCGACGTCACCGAGGGTTCGGTGGTGGAGGCGGGGCGGCCGATCGCCCGCGTCGCGGACGAGAAGCTCGTGCTGCAGATGAACGCCGCCGACGCGCGCATCCGTGCCGCCGCCTCGCAGTTGGACAACGCCCGGGTCGAGTTTGATCGCACGGCGGCTCTGCTCGCCCGTGGCGCCGCCACCCAGCAACGCCTCGACCAGTTGCGGATGCAGGTGGACGTGGTGACCAATCAGATGAACCAGGCCGAGGCCGAGAAGGCCGTCATCCTCCAGCAGGCGACGGAAGGCACCGTCGTCGCGCCGGCCGCCGGGCGGGTGCTGACGGTTCCGATCCGCCGTGGCTCGGTAGTGCTGGCGGGCGAGCAGGTGGCCACCATCGCCGGCGGCGGCCTGTTCCTGCGCCTCGCCATCCCCGAGCGCCATGCGCCGCTGCTCACCGTGGGCGCCGTCGTGGAGATCGGCGAAGGCGCGGCGCAAGCAGGCCGTCCGTCCCGCGGCAAGATCGAGAAGGTCTATCCGCAGATCGAATCCGGCCGCGTCATCGCCGATGTCGCGGTGGAGGGCCTTTCCGACCGGTTCGTCGGCGAGCGCGTGCTGGTGCGCGTGCCCGTCGCCACGCGGCAGGTGCTCGCCGTGCCGGAGGCGGCGCTGACGTTGCGCGCCGGCATCGATTTCGTCCGCATCGCAACGTCTCAGGGGGAGCGCGACGTCGCCGTCGTCATCGGCGCGCTCGTCGAGACTCCGACCGGGACCCGCCGCGAGATATTGACCGGGCTGCGGCCCGGAGACCGGGTGATCCTGCCGTGA
- a CDS encoding tripartite tricarboxylate transporter permease: MELLGQLGTGFVVALSPDNLFYCFVGVLIGTLVGVLPGIGPIAAMSLLLPATFAIPPTGAVIMLAGIYYGSMYGGSTTSILVRIPGEAASVVTCLDGHEMAKQGRAGAALFVAAIGSFFAGTVALVGLILVAPLMITVALAFGPAEYCALMLLGLCLIAYLSQASVIKSLVMAGIGLVLGLVGIDSINALPRLTFDRLELLDGIGLVPVVMGLFGVAEIFKNLEQGTDRTVVESKVGRLWLTSTDWIQSRWAIVRGTALGFVLGILPGGGAVISSFVSYAMERRLSKTPERFGKGAIEGVAGPEAANNAAAGSAFIPLMTLGIPPNAVLALLLGALIIHNVPVGPTMITQRPDLFWGVVASMYVGNVMLLVLNLPLIGLWVKCLQVPYGILFPLILLFCCIGVYATSGQIFDLYVMIAFGVGGWLVARWGYEPAPLVLGFVLGPMFENNLRKALILSRGSWMTFIERPISAFFVLASAIILATALVPWINAKRKEIAVEG; this comes from the coding sequence ATGGAGCTTCTCGGTCAACTCGGAACCGGCTTCGTCGTCGCGCTGTCGCCGGACAACCTCTTCTACTGCTTCGTCGGCGTGCTGATCGGCACCCTGGTCGGCGTGCTCCCGGGCATCGGGCCCATCGCCGCCATGTCGCTGCTGCTCCCCGCCACCTTCGCCATTCCGCCGACCGGCGCGGTCATCATGCTCGCCGGCATCTATTACGGCTCCATGTATGGCGGCTCGACCACCTCCATCCTGGTCCGCATCCCGGGCGAGGCCGCCTCCGTCGTCACCTGCCTCGACGGCCACGAGATGGCGAAACAGGGCCGCGCCGGCGCGGCGCTCTTCGTCGCCGCCATCGGCTCCTTTTTCGCCGGAACCGTCGCCCTCGTCGGCCTGATCCTGGTCGCGCCGCTGATGATCACCGTGGCGCTCGCCTTCGGCCCGGCCGAATATTGCGCGCTGATGCTCCTCGGTCTCTGCCTCATCGCCTATCTGTCCCAGGCCTCCGTCATCAAGTCGTTGGTCATGGCCGGCATCGGCCTGGTGCTGGGCCTCGTCGGCATCGATTCCATCAACGCCCTGCCCCGCCTCACTTTCGACCGGCTGGAACTGCTCGACGGCATCGGCCTCGTGCCCGTCGTCATGGGCCTGTTCGGCGTCGCGGAGATCTTCAAGAACCTCGAACAGGGCACAGACCGCACCGTGGTCGAGAGCAAGGTCGGACGGCTCTGGCTCACCTCGACCGACTGGATCCAGTCGCGCTGGGCCATCGTGCGCGGCACGGCCCTCGGCTTCGTGCTGGGCATCCTGCCGGGAGGCGGCGCCGTCATCTCCTCCTTCGTCTCCTATGCGATGGAGCGGCGGCTCTCGAAGACGCCGGAGCGCTTCGGCAAGGGCGCCATCGAAGGGGTCGCGGGACCTGAAGCCGCCAACAACGCCGCCGCCGGCTCCGCCTTCATCCCGCTGATGACCCTCGGCATCCCGCCCAATGCCGTGCTCGCCCTGCTGCTCGGCGCACTCATCATCCACAACGTGCCGGTCGGCCCGACCATGATCACCCAGCGGCCGGACCTCTTCTGGGGCGTCGTCGCCTCCATGTATGTCGGCAACGTCATGCTGCTGGTGCTGAACCTGCCGCTCATCGGGCTCTGGGTGAAATGCCTCCAGGTGCCCTACGGCATCCTCTTTCCCCTGATCCTGCTGTTCTGCTGCATCGGCGTCTATGCCACCTCGGGCCAGATCTTCGACCTCTATGTGATGATCGCCTTCGGCGTCGGCGGCTGGCTGGTGGCGCGCTGGGGTTACGAGCCGGCCCCACTGGTCCTCGGCTTCGTCCTCGGCCCCATGTTCGAGAACAACCTGCGCAAGGCCCTGATCCTGTCGCGCGGCAGCTGGATGACCTTCATCGAGCGCCCGATCTCCGCCTTCTTCGTGCTGGCCTCGGCGATCATTCTGGCGACGGCGCTCGTCCCCTGGATCAACGCCAAGCGCAAGGAGATCGCCGTCGAGGGCTGA
- a CDS encoding YgaP family membrane protein: MTIDNAVLSFAGLMILVSLALAYLVSPWFLAFNAFVGLNMLQAGFTGFCPAAMIFKAMGLKTGCAFK, from the coding sequence ATGACCATCGACAACGCCGTCCTCAGTTTCGCCGGCCTTATGATCCTCGTCTCGCTGGCCCTCGCCTATCTCGTCTCGCCCTGGTTCCTGGCCTTCAACGCCTTCGTGGGCCTCAACATGCTGCAGGCTGGGTTCACTGGCTTCTGCCCTGCCGCCATGATCTTCAAGGCAATGGGCCTGAAGACCGGCTGCGCCTTCAAGTGA
- a CDS encoding LysR family transcriptional regulator, producing MNLRQLELLRAVIRCETTVGAARELGLSQPAVSNAVKHLEDQLGFALFERINNRLFPTQEARTLYQDSEPIFAMHTALEARVQDLRENRAGRIRIIATPPLGYGPIPVALQRFLARRPKVRISFDVLRLEDVAEKVELGVSELGFVLGIGDHPALKVEPVYEGRMVCALHRSHPLAGRDVITPADLRDLPFIALERGTRLGTAVRQAFEAAGEPFRHAVEVRYCHTACVLAASGIGVAVVDPFSPAGSGRPDLAVVPFEPATPVSAYVVASRSRPLSRLAGDFLKEVRMALDEATARLP from the coding sequence TTGAATCTGCGCCAGCTCGAACTCCTCCGCGCCGTGATCCGCTGCGAGACCACCGTCGGCGCAGCGCGTGAACTCGGCCTGTCCCAGCCCGCCGTGTCCAACGCCGTCAAGCATCTGGAGGACCAGCTCGGCTTTGCCCTGTTCGAGCGCATCAACAACCGTCTCTTCCCCACCCAGGAGGCGCGGACGCTCTACCAGGATTCCGAGCCCATCTTCGCCATGCACACGGCGCTGGAAGCCCGCGTGCAGGACTTGCGGGAAAACCGGGCGGGCCGCATCCGCATCATCGCCACCCCGCCGCTCGGCTACGGCCCGATCCCCGTCGCGCTGCAGCGCTTCCTCGCCCGCCGGCCGAAGGTGCGCATCTCCTTCGACGTGCTGCGCCTCGAGGACGTGGCGGAGAAGGTCGAGCTCGGCGTCTCCGAACTCGGCTTCGTCCTCGGCATCGGCGACCATCCCGCCCTGAAGGTCGAGCCGGTCTACGAGGGCCGCATGGTCTGCGCCCTGCACCGCAGTCATCCCCTCGCGGGTCGCGACGTCATCACCCCCGCAGACCTCCGCGACCTCCCCTTCATCGCCCTCGAGCGCGGCACCCGTCTCGGGACCGCCGTCCGCCAGGCCTTCGAGGCGGCCGGAGAGCCCTTCCGCCACGCCGTCGAAGTCCGCTACTGCCACACCGCCTGCGTGCTGGCGGCGAGCGGCATCGGCGTCGCGGTCGTCGATCCCTTTTCGCCCGCGGGCAGCGGCCGGCCTGACCTCGCCGTCGTGCCCTTCGAGCCGGCGACGCCGGTCAGCGCCTATGTGGTCGCCTCGCGCAGCCGGCCGCTCTCCCGCCTCGCCGGCGATTTCCTCAAGGAGGTGCGGATGGCCCTCGACGAGGCCACCGCACGGCTGCCGTGA